A window of Plasmodium malariae genome assembly, chromosome: 12 genomic DNA:
CGCTAATACTTCCGCTCATATTGCAGCTCATGTTGCCGCTATTATTGCCATTAATATTTCCGCTATGATTTCCTCTGTTTGTTACACCATAGTTCATACTATTATTGATATTATAACTGTTATTGCTATTATGGTTTGGGTTAGAATTATCCTCGAAAAAATGGTTGCTCTGACTCAAACTCATAAGTAAATTACTTGGAAAGTTAACGGGGTAATTCATTGCGTTATCTGAGTCGTTTATCCTATATATGGAACTAAAATTGTTTGAGCAGTTGTTATAAGGGCTATTGATGTTAGCAGTGTTAGAAGTGTAGGCCGAGTTAGTCGTATTAGTCGTGTTGATCGTGTTTATCGTGTTTATCGTATTAACCGTGTTGGAAGTAGCCAAGGTATTTGCAACATGTGTACCGATACTATTTCTATCAGTACAAGATGGAGTATATTGGTTATAATACTGCTTTACCACATCAAAATTAATCTTGCcactgtttttttttgttatccctttcatatttaaattgATGTTTTTAATTCGGTCTTCTATTGGTATTAAGTCAATTAAAAAATcgaatatatcttttttacaAGCAGCTGCAATAACATCTTGTCTTTGTAATGTTCTTCTTTTACTTTCTTCAGTGTACTTCCATGCATAGCTAGTCAACtccataataaataattcacATGCCTTTGCTAATAATACAGGTGTATCAGCTGACACCATTTGGTTACTTTTTATCTCATCATCTtctttcataattttttttattctagaTATTGGTAAATGATGtgtttttaattcttctaaACTCATGTTATTTATCTCGTCTAGCTGTTTTTTCCAAAAAGTGTCgacttcttcatttttcgtgtttttaatattcatatctacatatattgggtggaaaaaaaagggataccattaaaaaagaagcagaaaaaaaaaaaaaaaataataataataaaacgtACTAAAAGGCTGCAGGAGATGGGATGAAAAGGAAGGAGaggaataaaacaaaaggtttaaaaaaaattaaaaaataacaaatctCAGTAATATACGTAACGATTGTGAGACAAAAGAAAtggttataataatatttgtaaaaggAAATACTAGTAGCACTATTTTTGCTTAGATAtaggaaatataaataaataagtaaatgcatatatatgtgcaagAATATTCTCAATTCGATATGATTATTTCATGCAAGTCAAAGGAGCAAAGCTTCATATGTAACAACATAGGCCAGAACAGAGATATAGACAAAACAGTTACGTAATTCAAACAATCGAAGTTAACGtaacagaaaaaattaatcataTGAATACTAATTATTGAAATAAAGTATCTTccaaaatacaaataaatttataaaatgacTGTttcaaatatgtaaaaaaaaaaaatatatatatgtgtatatataatgcaaatatatgtacCCGCACACatgcatttacatatatgtacattttttgaCTTTTGTGAATGTGAACtaggaatataaatatatacatatatatgtatgtggtCTTTTTCATCTAGTCTGCATATCATGTAGCAAAGCAACTTCTTTTCTTatcttttcccttttttttttctttttttttttttataaactatTCAGTCACTGCTTATtgttatgaatatattaaaggtGTCctccaatttttttaatgttcaTAAATGTGCCGTTCTGTTTTATACTAGTTTGTACTATTTGTgctattctttttatatttatttatatgtattcataAATGTAACTGCAATCTGTGAAAAACACAATAAATGTGAGGCTTCGTTTTATCTACTTTGATTCCTtgtttcttctcttttttgttttgctttCGAGCATCACAAGGAGTCTAACAGAAATCAGTCAACACAGAAACTTTTGTCAaatacacataaaaaaaaaaaaatgttcgcTGGACATGAATTTTTATGCTGTAATGTACTTTTGTGgttatttatacaaaaaatataaagttctcttaaatatattttaactgtattttttttcttttttctcctttCTGCTTTCTTATTTactgttttctttttatcttttctttttctttttgtttttctcttGAATTTTCCAAAATTTGCACGaacatgtaaaaaaaataattacacaAAAAACAAACTTTGTTTACAAActactaaaaataaataaggaCTTCACAATGAAATGGGTTTTTATGTGATaagctttttaaaaaaaaaaattgtaatgaCGTACGCACGTATGTGTATTACTCGCGTGTAACACATGaatgtgtatgtatttatgtaaatatacatatactttttCGCATACGTGgtgtttctttttctttttctttattttttatcatataacaaaattatacatataaggCTTTATGaggaaaacataaatataaaacaatgaAATAGATATGCCTTGCTatcaatttaattttttatattacgataaatggaaaaaaaggaaaggaaaaagaaaaatgaaaaaaggaaatatttatgtatctctcatttattatttttttcacatatctgtcatttatttaaatgtgtatgtatatatatatatatacatgtataaaaaaaaataattaaaattgtttGACACATCATTTCATAAACTTATCAGAAGttaacattaataaaaaaatatattttttatgaacttaAAAAGTGTAATtgttgtaaaataaatacgatGTAAATTGAAATAcagtataataattttaaaaagcaaaaaattttaaatgaaggaaaaaaaaggaaaattaaagACTCCTTGAGATGAATGTAGCAAAAATAGTAGGTAGGATTATGcatgcttatatataaatacatagacccatacacataaaatatttacatacaaatataaatatatttacaagtAAAACATACATGAGAAGATATACGACaaaacaggaaaaaaaagtagtaaaATGACTGCAAAAAATAGTCTGGACGGACAAGCCGCAAACATGTATAAGtctacacatatatatataatgtgcttatatttatatgtgaaCTTTTGCATATGTcttaatagtaaaatataatttcttaaCAAAGACGAAAAAGGTATATTCTATACTTAAGGAAACTCACAAAAATGTATGTTGtaagaaaagtaaaaactataaatgaacatatatacatataagtacACATAGGcgtttatgttttatatgtgtactgatataaaatttaataagatatatattaacacatcgtttcgtatatatatattgtttttttccttttttacaaataatgaaaatatgcaCTTGTATacacaaaattataaacaaaaaaaatgtaatatttttctataatcTCTTagggaatttttttttttttttctattaaaaatattttttcgcTCCTAAAGATTTAGTTTAACTGATGAACAACCGACAAaatgtatgaaaaaaaaggtaattGTAATTTCCTTTCTACgttcttttttccatttttttcgtttttttcatttttttcgtttttttcatttgtttagtttttttctttttttagtttttttcttttttttcttttttttcgtttttttccttttttagtttttttcttttttttcgtttttttcgtttttttcatttttttcattttatttccttttatttcttttttttctttttgctaTGTGTATTTCAAATCACTCATCAAACAGTTGtgttttttgaaaattgctacattaatattaatgaattcaAGCAGTGTGTTATGAACTAAAAATTGGAAagaaacataaaaatgttgttttaaaaaaaatacattaaagtatatttaaagttaaaaatatgttttatacaTAGACGTTAGTATATATtcgtaaataaaaaaaaaaaaaattttttttgtatattatatatatatatatgcatatagaaagaattttacttttacaaCATTATGATAGGTGGAGGaagaaaatagaagaaaaaaatcaaGTATTGAAAGctgtaattatatgtatatatatacatatatatatacgtagaTTACACAGaatgaagaataaaaaaagaaaaaaaatatatatacattttatacgGAAGACaggcaaaaaaaacaaaaagaaaataaaaaaattttcttttatttttctttttgctttccttttttttttttctttccttttttatattaattgaaGAAAGCTGTGTTCAAGTTTCaatctttaaatatttttaatataacaagaaaaaaaaaaaaaaacgaaaaaggaaaaatattttacttgcGGAAGTCTAAAAATgtgtaatatttaaaaagattaCTTTGTAAGGGGGTGGGTTtctatttgtatatatatatatatacattttttagaataataaaaatagataattttcctcttttttttacttattttatttttacatactTCGTTCTCTTATACCACTGCCACTGCATTGCGCACAAAGAAAAAAGTCATTCCCGCAAATGACAGAAATATTTAaggtttcattttttatactactcatatatgtatatgtgtgtgtacgtatgtatatatatatatatatacaaatggaGTAATTAATGGTTACTTGTTCATAAAGAGCAACCATTTTCctctttaaaattataatccttttagtaaaataaaaataatcattGTGCTGCTAAGAAATAAGTTCGGTCACAAAATTAACGTAGTATGTCCTTTTTtcgtattattattttttttttttttgtagcaCAGCCAATTAATGCAGCATTACTAGTGTTAAAACTTTCAAACatgtaattatattgttcactgcttataatttttttttctccaaTTCTGCACTGCGAATTTCACTTAGCATAAATATAACGCGAAAagaatcataaaaaaatagggTTAACATAAGATATAATCAGTGACGTGCAATTTTACCTTtccataaaaaaaggaataaaaaaaaaacgaccCTCGTCCGTATGTACTACTTTTAGGAAGGATCATTCTCATGTTGTCTAGTTTTTATCATTACTTAAGTCGAAAATTGATAGAAATGCGTAtctctatttttatttttatttttacgttcattttattttgtttttcttataGTATAGCAAATATGCTAGCATTGTTGAGCTATCTCACGCGAATACTTCACACATGAACGGCAATTACGCGACATTATATgtgtaattattatatataaatattgctGATCTTTAATAATTGCAAGCCTAACCCtggtatgaaaaaaattttaagtataaCAAAGCATAGTATAACGCTGCAAAATATAACGATGAAATGTATAACGAAGCGAAATAGAACGAAGCGAAATAGAACGAAGCGAAATATAACGAAgcgaaataaaacaaaatgcctgaaaaattatgaacggAAATTGTGCACACTTTTCTTTCACATTTGTTCAATGAGCTTCCAGGCACAAagcttttctttttcgtaGAATCTTCtcttaatatttcttatatgcATCATACATGAACACATgagtgtatatacatacttgtATTTGTGTGTCCCCCTCTTTAGTAAAGAAACAATTActatctatttttattttatagctGTATAAAAtggttaatattatatatcatatatgaGTGACAAATAAAAAGTCAAACAAAATATGGAACATTTCCAATAATAAATGGTCAGgaatgcaatttttttttttttttttaattgagcgcattatttattttttaaaattttgtaatttgGGAATAGTGTTATTCATATGTTTAGTTATCCTTACTTAATGTCATTTTTCcgaaaaagcaaaatttaGTACGATTTCGTATGTGCACTAATATGTAcgcgtacatatatttatgtatatataagcaaGTACTTACATCATTTAATTACACATACGCGAGGGGGcgtaaatttttcattattaaagGAAATTTTTCCATCTTATAATTGTACGCCTTTTTTGCTATTCCATTGCAAACGTTTTGTTAGTTTAATTTTTGATAGCAATCCCTTTTTCATGAATGTcctgataaaataaattcgtatacatttatatatatgtataggtacatatgtaatgatgtatgcataatttaaaaaaaataaaattcgaattttattactacatttggaattattatttttgctcAACTCTCTTTATAAACGCATTATGGTCTTCTCAATACGTTTGTGGAggaaaaatacattaatcaaatgaaaaaaaaaaaaaaaaaaggtgaaATGAAAGGTATGAGACGGGTTGaattgaaataaaatgaaatgaaataaaagaaagtaaaataaattgaagTTCATTATGCGTTGTGTGGCTAAACTTTTTAGTTCATTTGTAAAATACAAAACTTGTTCACATTATATTAATGCcacttttacattttcttttttgtgtAGCACAATTATCAAATAAATTagttttctttaaattattagGGGCTATATTTGTTTCATATGTTTCGGAAGGTTCGCGGAAATAGGggtttttaatgaaaaacgtatgtgtatatttttacgtatatatgtaaatatttgtataccCACGTGCATGTACAAGTctgtatatacacattagcgaatacatacatacaagcATATAAGATTGGTTAAAGGGAAATCTGCAAAGGCATATTTGCTATACATGGAATGCAACTGTATGTacttaattaattttttataagcaTTTATGTAACATTTTGTGTGTATTTACGCATGAACTTACAAAGAGGAATGAACGGATTGTgcgaaaaatataaagaggAAGAAACGAGTACGTGAGaataaaatgataagaaTTAGGAGTATCGATTTGTTTTTGAAAAGTAACTTACGGTCAAGAAAAAATGAGTTTAACAAAATTAGTAAGAGAACCTTTGGTGGAACATTTAACCAtaacataaaagaaaacGATAGAGTACCACCTGCATCTGAAAATCCAAGTTATAAGAATTTGTTTGATCATGCGGAGGATATTAAATTATGGgaaatagaagaaaagaaaaacattagTCATAAAAGTGTCGACGATTTGTCTGAATTAGTTGAACCATCAAATCATCCTCATCAGTATGAAGGTATATTTGTAAGAACGAGGTATGCTCACTATAATCAAACAGCTGAACCTGTATTTCCTAGGAAACCAGATTTAAAGAAAGGTGAATTAGCTAGTGGAGCTAATGTAACAAGAACAGATGTATGGAATGATCCTAATGAACCTGCAGTTGTTTCCGTAGGCAAGTTTGAACCCAATAATTTTAGACCAGCTggttatattgaaaatacaCCCAACCCTGATAGTATAAATTCTGAATATCATCCTGATTTTAGAGAATACAGATTAAGAAGTGGGAATGCAGATAGGAGaacatttatgtattttataagtgcatcttatttttttattatgtctTCAATTATGAGATCAACTATATGTAAGTccgttcattttttttggatTTCAAAGGATTTAGTAGCAGAAGGTACTACCGAATTAGATATGAGAACAGTTAGCCCAGGAGAACATGTTGTTATTAAATGGAGGGGTAAACCTATTTTTGTAAGGCATAGAACTCCTGAAGATATTCAAAGAGCAAGAGATGATGATAAACTAATTGAGACCATGAGAGACCCACAATTAGATTCAGACAGAACAATTAAACCCGAATGGCTAGTTAATATAGGAGTTTGTACTCATTTAGGTTGTATACCTGCACCTGGAGGAAATTATAGCGGTTATTTTTGCCCATGTCATGGATCTCATTATGATAATTCCGGTAGGGTTCGTCAAGGCCCAGCACCTTCAAATTTGGAAGTTCCTCCATATGAATTTGTTGACGAAAATACTATTAAAATTGGTTGATTTGGTGTGGTACTGGAGTAATGAGATTAGGGAATATATGCCTTCCTATTTCACTATTGTGTAAGAAATGTCTTACGAATCACACTTTTCTGTGTCTTCTGTTCCTTACCACTGAGCGCAAGTTAACTTTGCCATTTTTGCAACATCTAAGGGAGATGTGTGTTGCCTTATTGTCCATGTTAGAATCTCCAGTTTTGTATATGCTTTAGCCGATACATATTCGAATAGTCATCATTCCATTTAAAGgggctcttttttttttttttttttttttaatttgaagTGCATTTGTAACGAACattgttttaaaatgttatgGTGTATGTGTGCGCCTTTTTGAAGTAGAACTGACCAGTGTATgcacatgtgtacatatatatatatatatatatatatatatatatatatagcaaaaCAACAAGAGGACGTATATACAGTATGCCATGTATACTACAGATATGTAGGTTAATTAACGATTCAATTATTGAGCAATTGTTGtcgttcatattttttttttcaatttcccTTCATAAGTTGCAAAAtgatgaggaaaaaaaagggaaaacggtttatgtattaaatgaaatttacgaatttgttttatttagaATGAGCGATTCGTCCTGCAGTACCTCGGCTGAGTATATGCGTATTTTGGGGTGTGAGGATAGAGTAAGactgaaaaaaataaaatattataaaataaaaataaaaagtttaataGAGGCATTCCCATGTGACCCTTTTTTGTGATCACAAACATGGGAGTTTTAGTTACTCAACGTTGTAGTGGTTTTTTTTTGGAAGATGTCTATGTTAATTATactgaaaaattataaatgccATGgatttagtattttttttttttctgttttttaaaaagcttGTCAAATATCAGTTTTACCTTATTAATGGCTACATGATGGTTTATCTTCTGAAGCATAACATTGTTCACGCTAGGAGTAAATCTAGTTAAATTTCATCATAATTATCACTTGAAGGAACAAAGAAAATTGCATTTTAAGTTTGTAAACATACGAATATTACGAAACATGTCTGTCTTTTAAAAGGAAGTTGTgcacatacaaatatatatatatatatatatatatatatttatttatttatttatttatttacatttatatgcacatacgAATATcctttcaaaaaattaataagaagGGGGtgttaaaacaaataataagagggaaagaaaaaaaaaaaagaaatggaaaatatggatgaaaaaggagaataaaggataaaaagaggaaaaagaagaaaaaaatgaaaagaaaccAGATGAACAAGcatgtttatatgtgtaaCGTAAGCACACATGTACACACAATTGTACGCGTGTGCAAAatgcaaaattaaaattatgtgcACACTAAAAAAATTCAAGTTCAAAACATATACCAATAAAACGAATTACACACTTTTTACTTATTATGACATGTGCAACTTTTAATATAGGTGTTCAATTTATTTGACAAAtgcttataaaaaataaaacaaaatatattatttattaaaaataaaactaaaaagaTACAAACAAGAAGagcataaaaattattgctGTTACTTTGTGTGAAATAATTACTACTGAAGTATGTGCTCCCGTAATAGTAACTATTtaccaaaaaattaaaaaaagcttttttaaaatatttaattttttctataataatattcaaaaCGGTTATATTTCTAAccattttgcatattttcaaataaaaattttgaattctGTCTACAGATGAactgtaataaatataaggcGTTTTAAATATGTCGTTGTGACAATggttttcataatataaaaaattgaaaatacttctttttttttctttaaatgtaaaatcgGCATTTTCATGATGAAAAGAATTCTTGTTATGTAATAATGTTTCTTCATCATCACAAATAGTAAAATTTCCCCTCAGTTTttgaaaaagatattttttttctaattcatCATAGAGAAAATcttgtaaatatttacacatataattAAGAGATGTTAAATTTTGAttcttatcatttatttGAGTAATACAAATgtctttcattattttataaaaggtATCTGATTTTTTCCTACACTTTCTCAAATcctgcatatttttttcgtttatcataatatattttaaaagcaGACTAACAGTATTTTGtagtattttaaaatttgataacatatgataaattattttcgttttgttatttgttatttttatgacATCCTTTAATTTTGCGAcaacataattatttttgctttCAATAGTTTTTACTTTATCTACTAATGTTAAGAGGGCATGCCCTCTAGTATTTTTGGACTTTTCTTCGATTTTTTCCTCTCTTATGCAATTTTGGTCATGGTTATAGTGTACATTATCACCGATAACTTTGTCTACTTCCTCTATGTAATGCAATTTCTCTTCCTGAATTTTTCTGTTGTcttctatattattattactattatttttactattactattattgttatgaTGATGATTACTATTATGACTactttccctttttttgttatctTTGTTATTGACTATtaggtatattttttttcctgtttttaaatttacagaATAATTTTGAGAGGAGTTATCATAATACTCGTTAATAATATCATACACTTCGTTAATAAGTTTACTATTTGTTTCTTccgttttttttatttcatttaaaatttttatgctATTGTCA
This region includes:
- the PmUG01_12077600 gene encoding ubiquinol-cytochrome c reductase iron-sulfur subunit, putative, whose translation is MIRIRSIDLFLKSNLRSRKNEFNKISKRTFGGTFNHNIKENDRVPPASENPSYKNLFDHAEDIKLWEIEEKKNISHKSVDDLSELVEPSNHPHQYEGIFVRTRYAHYNQTAEPVFPRKPDLKKGELASGANVTRTDVWNDPNEPAVVSVGKFEPNNFRPAGYIENTPNPDSINSEYHPDFREYRLRSGNADRRTFMYFISASYFFIMSSIMRSTICKSVHFFWISKDLVAEGTTELDMRTVSPGEHVVIKWRGKPIFVRHRTPEDIQRARDDDKLIETMRDPQLDSDRTIKPEWLVNIGVCTHLGCIPAPGGNYSGYFCPCHGSHYDNSGRVRQGPAPSNLEVPPYEFVDENTIKIG